From Callithrix jacchus isolate 240 chromosome 15, calJac240_pri, whole genome shotgun sequence, one genomic window encodes:
- the LRRC15 gene encoding leucine-rich repeat-containing protein 15 — protein sequence MSLKHYLLLLVGCHAWGIGLAYYGCPSECTCSRASQVECTGARIVAVPTPLPWNAMSLQILNTHITELNESPFLNISALIALRIEKNELSRIMPSAFRNLGSLRYLSLANNKLRVLPIGLFQGLDSLESLLLSSNQLVQIQPAHFSQCSNLKELQLHGNHLEYIPDGVFDPLVGLTKLNLGKNSLTHISPRVFQHLGNLEVLRLYENRLTDIPMGTFDGLVNLQELALQQNQIGLLSPGLFHNNHNLQRLYLSNNHISQLPPSIFMQLPQLNRLTLFGNSLKELSPGIFGPMPNLRELWLYDNHITSLPDNVFSNLHQLQVLILSRNQISFISPGAFNGLTELRELSLHTNALQDLDGNVFRMLANLQNISLQNNRLRQLPGNIFANVNGLMTIQLQNNELENLPLGIFDHLGKLCELRLYDNPWRCDSDILPLRNWLLLNQPRLGTDTLPVCFSPANVRGQSLIIINVNVAIPSVHVPEVPSYPETPWYPDTSSYPDTTSISSATELTSSVEDYTDLTTIQATDDRSVWGMTQAQSGLAIAAIVIGIVALACSLAACIGCCCCKKRSQAVLMQMKAPNEC from the coding sequence ATGTCACTGAAGCATTATCTCCTTTTGCTGGTGGGCTGCCATGCCTGGGGTATAGGGCTGGCCTACTATGGCTGCCCTAGTGAGTGTACCTGCTCTAGAGCCTCCCAGGTGGAGTGCACTGGGGCACGCATTGTAGCTGTGCCCACCCCTCTGCCCTGGAATGCCATGAGCCTGCAGATTCTCAATACGCACATCACCGAACTCAATGAGTCCCCGTTCCTCAACATCTCAGCCCTCATTGCTCTGAGGATTGAGAAGAATGAGCTGTCACGCATCATGCCCAGTGCCTTCCGAAACCTGGGCTCCCTGCGCTATCTCAGCCTCGCCAACAACAAGCTTAGGGTTCTGCCCATCGGTCTCTTCCAGGGCCTGGACAGCCTTGAGTCACTGCTTCTGTCCAGTAACCAGCTGGTGCAGATCCAGCCAGCACATTTCTCCCAGTGCAGCAACCTCAAGGAGCTGCAGCTGCATGGCAACCACCTGGAATACATCCCCGACGGAGTCTTCGACCCACTGGTGGGACTCACGAAGCTCAATCTGGGCAAGAATAGCCTCACCCACATCTCACCCCGGGTCTTCCAGCACCTGGGCAACCTGGAGGTCCTCCGGCTCTATGAGAACAGGCTCACGGATATCCCCATGGGCACTTTCGACGGGCTTGTCAACCTCCAGGAGCTGGCTCTGCAGCAGAACCAGATTGGGCTGCTCTCTCCTGGTCTCTTCCACAACAACCACAACCTCCAGAGGCTCTATCTGTCCAACAACCACATCTCCCAGCTGCCGCCGAGCATCTTCATGCAGCTGCCCCAGCTCAACCGCCTTACTCTCTTTGGCAATTCCCTGAAGGAGCTCTCTCCGGGGATCTTCGGGCCCATGCCCAACCTGCGGGAGCTTTGGCTCTATGATAACCACATCACTTCTCTACCTGACAATGTCTTCAGCAACCTCCACCAGTTGCAGGTCCTGATCCTTAGCCGCAACCAGATCAGTTTCATCTCCCCGGGTGCCTTCAATGGGCTCACGGAGCTTCGAGAGCTGTCCCTCCACACCAACGCGCTGCAGGACCTGGACGGGAATGTCTTCCGCATGTTGGCCAACCTGCAGAACATCTCCCTGCAGAACAACCGCCTGAGACAGCTCCCAGGGAATATCTTCGCCAACGTCAATGGCCTCATGACCATCCAGCTGCAGAACAACGAGCTGGAGAACTTGCCCCTCGGCATCTTCGATCACTTGGGGAAACTGTGTGAGCTGCGGCTGTACGACAATCCCTGGAGGTGTGACTCAGACATCCTTCCACTCCGCAACTGGCTCCTGCTCAACCAGCCTAGGTTAGGGACGGACACTCTACCTGTGTGTTTCAGTCCAGCCAATGTCCGAGGCCAATCCCTCATTATCATCAATGTCAATGTTGCTATTCCCAGTGTCCATGTCCCCGAGGTGCCTAGTTACCCAGAAACGCCATGGTACCCAGACACATCCAGTTACCCTGACACCACATCCATCTCTTCTGCCACTGAGTTAACCAGCTCTGTAGAAGACTACACTGATCTGACTACCATTCAGGCCACTGATGACCGCAGCGTTTGGGGCATGACCCAGGCCCAGAGCGGGCTGGCCATTGCCGCTATTGTCATTGGCATTGTCGCCCTGGCCTGCTCCCTGGCTGCCTGCatcggctgctgctgctgcaagAAGAGAAGCCAAGCGGTCCTGATGCAGATGAAGGCACCCAATGAGTGTTAA
- the GP5 gene encoding platelet glycoprotein V, which yields MNVFSPPREICSRKKRGSKNSGQRTCASPKSAGSRDSVWARTLLYVDRTPTVAFSDMLRRTLLCAVLGLLRAQPFPCPPACKCVFRDAAQCSGGDVARISALGLPTNLTHILLFRMSRGVLQNHSFSGMTVLQRLMLSDSHISAIAPGTFNDLRNLKTLRLSRNQITHLPGALLDNMVLLEQLLLDHNALRDLDQNLFQKLANLQELVLNQNQLDFLPPSLFTNLGNLKLLDLSGNNLTHLPEGLLGAQAKLERLLLHSNRLVSLDSGLLNSLGALMDLHLHRNHIVSIASGTFDRLPNLNSLTLAKNHLAFLPSALFLHSHNLTLLTLFENPLAELPGVLFGEMAGLRELWLNGTQLRTLPAATFRNLSRLRVLGVTLSPRLSALPQGAFQGLGELRELVLHSNSLAALPDGLLRGLGRLRQVSLRCNRLRALPHALFRNLSSLESVQLDHNQLETLPGDVFGALPRLTEVLLGNNPWRCDCGLGPFLGWLRQHPGLVGREEPPRCAGPGEHAGLQLWALSWSDAECPGRRGRPPHPTADSSTEAPGRLTLAPNSSEPWMWAQPVATGKRQDHSPFWGFYFLLLAIQAMITAIIVFAMITICQLFRKLIRERALG from the coding sequence ATGAATGTCTTTTCACCACCTAGGGAAATCTGCAGTCGTAAGAAAAGAGGGAGTAAGAATTCTGGCCAAAGGACTTGTGCCTCTCCAAAAAGTGCAGGATCCCGGGATTCAGTATGGGCGCGAACGCTCCTGTACGTTGACCGCACTCCCACGGTTGCTTTTTCAGACATGCTGAGAAGGACCCTGCTGTGCGCAGTGCTCGGGCTTCTGCGAGCCCAGCCCTTTCCCTGTCCGCCAGCCTGCAAGTGTGTCTTCCGGGACGCCGCGCAGTGCTCAGGGGGCGACGTGGCGCGCATCTCTGCGCTGGGCCTGCCCACCAACCTCACCCACATCCTGCTCTTCCGAATGAGCCGCGGCGTCTTGCAGAACCACAGCTTCAGTGGCATGACGGTACTGCAGCGCCTCATGCTCTCCGACAGCCACATTTCCGCCATTGCCCCCGGCACCTTCAATGACCTGAGAAACCTGAAAACCCTCAGGCTGTCGCGCAACCAAATCACTCATCTTCCAGGTGCGCTGCTGGATAACATGGTGCTCCTGGAGCAGTTGCTTTTGGACCACAATGCGCTAAGGGACCTTGACCAAAACCTGTTTCAGAAACTTGCTAACCTGCAGGAGCTCGTTCTGAACCAGAATCAGCTCGATTTCCTTCCTCCCAGTCTTTTCACGAATCTGGGGAACCTGAAGTTGTTGGATTTATCGGGAAACAACTTGACCCACCTGCCCGAGGGATTGCTTGGCGCACAGGCTAAGCTTGAGAGACTTTTGCTCCATTCGAACCGGCTTGTGTCTCTGGATTCGGGGCTGTTGAACAGCCTGGGCGCCCTGATGGATCTGCACCTCCACCGAAATCACATCGTTTCCATCGCATCCGGGACCTTCGACCGCCTCCCAAACCTGAATTCTTTGACTCTTGCGAAAAACCATCTTGCGTTTCTCCCCTCAGCACTCTTTCTTCATTCGCACAATTTGACTCTGTTGACTCTATTTGAGAACCCTCTGGCAGAGCTCCCGGGGGTGCTCTTCGGGGAGATGGCGGGCCTGCGGGAGCTGTGGCTGAACGGCACCCAGCTGCGCACCCTGCCCGCCGCCACCTTCCGCAACCTGAGCCGCCTGCGGGTCCTAGGGGTGACCCTGAGCCCGAGGCTCAGCGCGCTCCCGCAGGGCGCCTTCCAGGGCCTGGGCGAGCTCCGGGAGCTCGTCCTGCACTCCAACAGCCTGGCTGCCCTCCCTGACGGCTTGCTGCGCGGCCTTGGCAGGCTGCGCCAGGTGTCCCTGCGCTGCAACAGGCTGCGCGCCCTGCCCCACGCGCTCTTCCGAAATCTCAGCAGCCTGGAGAGCGTCCAGCTGGACCACAACCAGCTGGAGACCCTGCCTGGCGACGTGTTTGGGGCTCTGCCCCGGCTGACGGAGGTCCTGTTGGGGAACAACCCCTGGCGCTGCGACTGTGGCCTGGGGCCCTTCCTGGGGTGGCTGCGGCAGCACCCAGGCCTCGTGGGCCGGGAAGAGCCCCCCCGGTGCGCAGGCCCTGGGGAGCACGCCGGTCTGCAGCTCTGGGCCCTGTCGTGGAGTGACGCGGAGTGCCCCGGCCGCCGGGGCCGGCCTCCCCACCCTACTGCGGACAGCTCCACGGAAGCCCCTGGCCGTCTCACCTTGGCTCCCAACAGCTCAGAACCCTGGATGTGGGCCCAGCCGGTGGCCACGGGCAAACGTCAAGATCATAGCCCATTCTGGgggttttattttctgcttttagcTATTCAGGCCATGATCACAGCGATCATCGTGTTTGCTATGATTACAATCTGCCAGCTCTTTCGAAAATTAATCAGAGAGAGAGCTCTTGGTTAA